The nucleotide window CGGAAGCGGGTTTAATGTAGACAGGGAAAAACTGGCTGAGGACCTGGATTTCTCGACTGCATCTCAGAACAGTATTGACGCGGTGTCATCGAGAGACTTTCTCCTTGAAACCCTTTCGTCAATTGCCTCCCTTTCCATTCATCTCAGCCGTTATGCCGAAGATCTGATTATCTGGTCATCGAGGGAGTTCGGATTTGTGGAACTCGATGATGCCTGGTCGACCGGGTCAAGCATGATGCCTCAGAAGAAAAACCCCGATTCTCTCGAACTGATAAGAGGGAAAAGCGGGAGGTTTATAGGAAATTACACGAGATTCGCAACTACTCTCAAGGGGGTAGGATTGACATATTATAAGGATCTTCAGGAGGATAAAGAACCGCTTTTTGACAGTGTAAATCAGATCCTTCTTGTATTGAATGTAATGTCTCAGGTGATCGCAACTCTCTCTATAAGGAGAGAAAGGATGAAAGGTGACCTCGATCCTTTTCTGCTGGCAACCGAACTTGCCGATTATCTTGCACGCAAAGGAATGCCTTTCAGACAGGCTCACAAGGTTGTGGGCAGAATAGTCGCTTTCTGTGTAGAGAGCGGGTCTCCGCTGACTACGCTGTCTCTGGAAAAACTCAGGACTTTCTCCGATCTCTTTGAAGATGACGTGACAGAGGTATTCTCCTTTGAGGGATCTATCAGCAGACGTCTTGTGGCAGGAGGAACGGGCAGGGAAAGTGTATGCCGTCAGATTGAGACTGCCCGTAAATTGCTGTCCTGAGAAGACAGATTGGAAAATGTAAATCGGGAAAAAAGGAATCAGTTTTTTTCCCGGGAAGGCCGCATGCGTAATAAATTTCTGGTTTTCGGGAGTCCCTGCATTGGTCAGGAGGAGATAGACGAGGTAGTTGACACAATGCGCTCGGGGTGGCTTGGGACAGGCCCCAAGACCCATCGGCTGGAGAAGGAATTCGCCGAATACATCGGGATGAGCAGTTGTGTGGCGGTCAACTCCTGCACTGCTGCCCTTCATCTCTCGATGCTTGCTGCCGGAATCGGACCCGGTGATGAGGTGATAGTTCCTGATATCACTTTCTGTGCCACAGCCAACGCTGTGATCCATGCCGGGGCTCGTCCTGTTTTCGCGGATATCAGTATTCCTGAAATGACCATATCACCTGATGAAATAAGAAGGCTTATCACTCCAAGAACAAAAGCTGTCATTCCTGTTCATCTATACGGTAATCTGGCTGACATGGATTCGATACGGAAAATTGCCGATGAGCATGGTCTTATCATTATCGATGATGCTGCGCATGCAATCGAGGCTGTTTACAAAAACAAAAAGATGGGGCATCTTGGGGATATCACCTGCTTCAGTTTTTACATCACCAAAAACATGACCACTGTCGAAGGCGGCATGGTGACATCGGAAAACCAGGAGTTGCTCGATAAAATTAAAGTCTACGCCCTGCACGGGATGTCCAAAGACGCCTGGTCGCGTTTTTCAGACAAAGGATACAAACATTACCAGGTGATAATGCCTGGTTTCAAATACAACATGACCGATCTGCAGGCTTCGATCGGACTGCATCAGCTCAGGAAACTGGAGAGTAATCTGGTCAGGCGAAGGGAGATCTGGAAAATCTATGATGAGGAACTCAGGGAACTTCCGGTCGAACTTCCGGTAATAGATGAGGCGGAGAAAAGACATGCACGCCATCTTTACACCCTCAGGGTGAAAAAGGAATCTCCGCTTGACAGAGATCAGTTGATACAGGCGCTTTACGAAAAAAATGTCGGTACCGGTGTGCATTACACTGCACTTCATCTGCACCCGTATTACAGCCAGACATACAATTATAAACGGGGTGATTTTCCTGTTTCTGAACTGGTGGGGGATACCACACTTTCGATTCCGCTGTCGGCTGCTTTGACAGATGATGATGTGGCGGATGTGGTGAAAGCTGTCAGGGAGTGTCTGCAGTAGCGGCTTTTACCCGCTGTTTCTGAACCTGCGGGGCCCTTCCAGGTAAAGGTTGTTCCCGAAGCAGTCGATCGCAACTATGAGAGGAAAATCCCTGATTCCCAGTTTGTAAATAGCTTCCGGACCAAGATCGCTGTAGGCCACAGTTTCCGCTGCTTCTATGTGTTCTGCAAGCAGAGCCCCTGCACCTCCTGCTGCCGCGAAATAAACACAGCAGTTTTCCCCCATCGACCTTATGACATCATCACTTCTGCTTCCCTTGCCGATCATCCCTTTAAGCCCGGTTGAGGAGAGAAGCTGAGGGGTGTATTTGTCCATCCGGGAACTGGTTGTCGGACCGGCACTTCCAATCACCCTGCCTGGTCTGGATGGAGTGGGACCGGTATAATAGAGGATCTGCCCGGACAGGTCAAGGGGGAGACTCTCTTTTCTATCCAGAAGGGAGATAAGCCGCTTATGTGCTGCATCCCTGGCAGTGTATATTGTTCCGCTCAGAAGCACCTCCTCGCCGGCTCTCAGGGAGCGGACATTCTCATCGGTAAGCGGGGTGGTGATTTTTTTCATGAGAAATCCTATAGAACAAATGTTGCTTTACGTGCTGAGTGACAGTTAAGGTTGACAGCTACAGGCATCGATGCCAGGTGGCAGGGGAAGGTCTCGATATGCACGGCCAGTGCGGTTATCCTGCCTCCAAGACCCTGGGGGCCGATACCGGAATTGTTTATTTTTGTCAAAATCTCCTGTTCCATCTCTGCATAGCGGGAGTCGGGGTTTGGCGATCCAATGGGCCTTAGAAGTGCTTTCTTGGCTAAGAAAGCAGCTTTATCCGCAGTTCCGCCCAGTCCCACTCCTGCAACGACCGGAGGACAGGGATTCCCCCCGGCTTTGATGATTGTGGAGACAGTGAAATCAATAACACCTTCTCTGCCGTCAGAAGGCTTCAGCATCGCCAGCGCGCTCATGTTTTCTGAACCGCCGCCTTTGGGAAGGAGAGTGACGGTGAGGGAGTCTCCATTGACTACGTCAAGGTGAATCAGAGCAGGTGTGTTGTCACCTGTGTTGACCCGCTCAAAAAGAGGGTCCTTGACTATTGATTTCCTGAGGCATCCCTCCCTGTAGCCTGCTCTTACGCCCTCATTTATCGCATCCGGGAGAATTCCTCCCTCGATTGAAACCCCTGATCCCAGGCTGACAAAGAAAATTGCAGAGCCGGTGTCCTGACAAAGCGGTAATGATTCCGACCTTGCCAGTGCTGCATTTTTCAGACACTGTTCAAGAAATGATTTTCCGGCAGTGGATTCCTCTCTGGATAAGGACTGCTCAAGTGCGGTCAGAGTGTCACAGGGGAGAAAGAATGCCGCCTGAAGGCAGAGTTTTTTCACTTCCGCCACGATGGTACTGTATTGAATCACCTTTGACATAAAAACCTGTTTCAGTGGCTGTTTATGGTTTCTGAAAGTCTCTCCAGCCTCCCGCGATATTCCGTCAGGTCAATTTGAATTCGTGCCACGCCTGTTTCTATTGCTGCTTTGGCAACTGCAAGACTCTCCTCGACAAGAACTCTCGGGTCCATCGGCTTTGGAATAATATACTCAGGCCCGAAGGAGAGTGACTCCAGCCCGTAGGCATCCAGAACTATCCGGGGAATATTGCCCTGCTTTGCAAGTGATGCGAGTGCGTGCGTGGCCGCAATTTTCATCTCTTCGTTTATTGTCGATGCCCGCACATCGAGAGCGCCTCTGAAGATGAATGGAAAACCAAGGACATTGTTCACCTGATTTGGATAATCGGAACGCCCGGTAGCCATAATCAGGTCATCCCTGACACTTTTGGCCTCATTGTAGCCTATCTCCGGATCGGGGTTGGCCATGGCGAAGATTATCGGACGATCAGCCATACTTTTGACCATCTCCGGTTTAAGAAGTCCACCTGTGCTTAAACCTGCAAACAGATCTGCTCCTTCCATTGCCTCTGAGAGGGTTCTTTTTGAGGTTTCAACTGCAAATGCCTCCTTAAACCCGTTCATCCCCTCTTTTCTTCCCTTGTAAACAACTCCCTTGCTGTCAACCAGGAGAATGTTTTTGCGGTTTACACCCAGAGCTGCATAGAGATTTGCGCAGGAGATTGCGGCTGCTCCGGCTCCGGAAAAGACCACTTTCATTTCTGAAAGCTTTTTTCCCTGCAGCTCGGCGGCATTTAGAAGTGCAGCTCCGGAGATAATAGCTGTTCCGTGCTGATCATCATGGAAAACCGGAATAGACATCCGCTTTTTCAGCTCCTCTTCGATGTAAAAGCATTCCGGAGCCTTGATATCCTCGAGGTTTATTCCACCGAAAGTCGGTTCCAGACACTCTATTATCCTGACTATTTCCTGCGGATCTTTAGAGTTTATTTCCAGATCGAACACATCTATATCTGCAAACCTTTTAAACAGTATCCCTTTACCCTCCATGACCGGCTTACCGGCCAGGGGGCCGATGTCACCCAGACCCAGGACAGCGGTGCCGTTGGAGATCACTGCGACCAGGTTCCCTTTTATCGTGTAACGATAGGCATCATCGGGATTTTTCTGGATCTCCCGGCATGGTTCGGCCACTCCCGGAGTGTATGCCAGAGAGAGGTCTTTCTGAGTTTTGCAGGGTTTGGTGGCTATTACCTCTATCTTTCCCCTGCGACCCGATTCATGGTATTTCAGCGCTTCCTGTTTCATTGGTTTTTTCCTTGTGTAGAAGAGAGAGAAAAGATTATAAAAATAGATTTTTTGCCTCGCTGATCCAAGGTGGGGAGAGCAATATCGGGATAAGTGCTGATAAT belongs to Fibrobacter sp. and includes:
- the argH gene encoding argininosuccinate lyase; protein product: MKMWDGRFSKASDKLMEQFHNSLPFDRALIEEDITGSIAWAKALAGTGIFSLKELEQVRTALESILEDYRNGKIEFLPQDEDIHMAVERVLIERIGDLGARLHTGRSRNDQVATDTRLYTKKAIEQIIEAVSDLQKSLLGRAEKDADIIMPGFTHLQQAQPILLAHYWLSLFFLLEREKSRLHHARLSTDIMPLGSGALAGSGFNVDREKLAEDLDFSTASQNSIDAVSSRDFLLETLSSIASLSIHLSRYAEDLIIWSSREFGFVELDDAWSTGSSMMPQKKNPDSLELIRGKSGRFIGNYTRFATTLKGVGLTYYKDLQEDKEPLFDSVNQILLVLNVMSQVIATLSIRRERMKGDLDPFLLATELADYLARKGMPFRQAHKVVGRIVAFCVESGSPLTTLSLEKLRTFSDLFEDDVTEVFSFEGSISRRLVAGGTGRESVCRQIETARKLLS
- a CDS encoding Fe-S-containing hydro-lyase — its product is MKKITTPLTDENVRSLRAGEEVLLSGTIYTARDAAHKRLISLLDRKESLPLDLSGQILYYTGPTPSRPGRVIGSAGPTTSSRMDKYTPQLLSSTGLKGMIGKGSRSDDVIRSMGENCCVYFAAAGGAGALLAEHIEAAETVAYSDLGPEAIYKLGIRDFPLIVAIDCFGNNLYLEGPRRFRNSG
- a CDS encoding DegT/DnrJ/EryC1/StrS aminotransferase family protein, producing the protein MRNKFLVFGSPCIGQEEIDEVVDTMRSGWLGTGPKTHRLEKEFAEYIGMSSCVAVNSCTAALHLSMLAAGIGPGDEVIVPDITFCATANAVIHAGARPVFADISIPEMTISPDEIRRLITPRTKAVIPVHLYGNLADMDSIRKIADEHGLIIIDDAAHAIEAVYKNKKMGHLGDITCFSFYITKNMTTVEGGMVTSENQELLDKIKVYALHGMSKDAWSRFSDKGYKHYQVIMPGFKYNMTDLQASIGLHQLRKLESNLVRRREIWKIYDEELRELPVELPVIDEAEKRHARHLYTLRVKKESPLDRDQLIQALYEKNVGTGVHYTALHLHPYYSQTYNYKRGDFPVSELVGDTTLSIPLSAALTDDDVADVVKAVRECLQ
- a CDS encoding fumarate hydratase; its protein translation is MSKVIQYSTIVAEVKKLCLQAAFFLPCDTLTALEQSLSREESTAGKSFLEQCLKNAALARSESLPLCQDTGSAIFFVSLGSGVSIEGGILPDAINEGVRAGYREGCLRKSIVKDPLFERVNTGDNTPALIHLDVVNGDSLTVTLLPKGGGSENMSALAMLKPSDGREGVIDFTVSTIIKAGGNPCPPVVAGVGLGGTADKAAFLAKKALLRPIGSPNPDSRYAEMEQEILTKINNSGIGPQGLGGRITALAVHIETFPCHLASMPVAVNLNCHSARKATFVL